A genomic window from Punica granatum isolate Tunisia-2019 chromosome 2, ASM765513v2, whole genome shotgun sequence includes:
- the LOC116194216 gene encoding transcription factor bHLH63-like yields the protein MKMVLPDTIHCVNSPEMTVLERQRTSLLKWQQDQGAALFQQQTQSFYGVGGGVSSCFSPGSESFMGLGEVVNQCNMIDPASGIEYWGQQGKVEVPAIGFGGGVAPSGYEVSCGSISGTASCPTTVVMAASGAQAMAAALAEEKIGAPVGKERFNKRKLERAHSTKGCEDDARDKKIKGCSDELESKITEQSNNNSNGNKKDARNGNDNNKETSVSSSKDNSKASEVQKPDYIHVRARRGQATDSHSLAERVRREKISERMKFLQDLVPGCHKITGKAGMLDEIINYVQSLQRQVEFLSMKLAAVNPRLDFDIDSLFQKEVNQMIPTCTSSFPTMDMSPELTNPAYLHFDPMQQVVSCSTLDMGIINPDMGIRRTSGPVPVPDPFIDSSCFPQIQPGPTWDTDFQNLYNMEFQQGRATATTTYQSHQQYNMGPMEATNMKMEI from the exons ATGAAGATGGTGCTGCCGGATACGATACACTGCGTGAACTCTCCGGAGATGACAGTCCTCGAGCGGCAGCGGACGAGCCTGCTCAAGTGGCAGCAAGACCAGGGGGCTGCTCTGTTTCAGCAGCAGACCCAGAGCTTCTATGGTGTCGGTGGCGGAGTGTCGTCGTGTTTCTCTCCGGGCAGCGAGAGTTTTATGGGGCTCGGTGAAGTCGTGAACCAGTGCAATATGATTGACCCGGCTAGCGGAATTGAGTACTGGGGTCAGCAGGGGAAGGTTGAGGTGCCTGCTATCGGGTTCGGTGGCGGGGTTGCTCCTTCCGGATATGAGGTCAGTTGTGGGAGCATTTCCGGGACCGCCAGCTGCCCCACCACTGTGGTGATGGCAGCCTCTGGAGCACAGGCCATGGCGGCGGCACTGGCGGAGGAGAAGATCGGTGCACCGGTCGGGAAGGAAAGGTTCAATAAGAGGAAGCTTGAGAGAGCGCATAGCACAAAG GGCTGTGAGGATGACGCAAGAGAcaagaagatcaaaggttgctCCGACGAGTTGGAATCGAAGATCACCGAGCAAAGCAACAATAACAGCAATGGCAACAAGAAGGACGCCAGAAATGGCAACGACAACAACAAAGAGACATCTGTAAGCAGTTCGAAGGACAATTCAAAAGCTTCCGAAGTCCAGAAGCCTGACTATATCCATGTCCGTGCTCGCCGGGGTCAAGCCACCGATAGCCACAGCTTAGCCGAAAGA GTAAGGAGGGAAAAGATCAGCGAAAGGATGAAATTCCTGCAAGATTTGGTACCGGGATGCCACAAAATTACCGGAAAAGCCGGAATGCTTGACGAGATTATTAACTATGTGCAGTCTCTCCAACGACAGGTCGAG TTCTTGTCCATGAAACTAGCTGCTGTGAACCCGAGGCTCGACTTCGACATCGACAGCCTCTTCCAGAAGGAGGTAAACCAG ATGATTCCTACCTGCACGAGCAGCTTTCCGACAATGGACATGTCCCCGGAGCTAACTAACCCAGCCTACCTACATTTCGATCCCATGCAGCAAGTAGTCTCGTGTTCGACCCTCGACATGGGGATTATCAATCCTGACATGGGTATTCGGAGAACAAGTGGTCCCGTGCCCGTCCCTGATCCATTCATCGACTCGTCTTGCTTCCCA CAAATACAGCCCGGGCCGACGTGGGACACGGATTTTCAGAATCTCTACAACATGGAGTTCCAACAGGGCAGGGCAACAGCAACAACAACATATCAATCCCATCAGCAGTACAATATGG GTCCAATGGAGGCTACTAACATGAAGATGGAGATCTGA